From the genome of Candidatus Zixiibacteriota bacterium:
TCTGCTCTTTGGCCAGGCGGAACTTATTGAATTCAGTAATGATCAGGTTGTGAACCGGGTAGTAGTACGAATCAATAAAGGATGGCTCAACTCAGATAACTTCACTTTGGGCATTACAATCACAGGACTCAACGACGGTCCTCACGAACATGGATATCAGGAGGTCCATTTGAGAACCACCGAAGTCCTAGGCACTGAAAACAATACTGCTTATGTTGGTATCGATTGGAACACAGACATCGCACCGACTCACAGTTCGGAGACTTATACTGTTTGCGTTAAGATCATGAACAACGGAGCCGAGACGTGTAATGACTTTGGACCTTACTAAGCATCAAAGTATACACCCGAAAAAGTCATAGAACTTGCCGGCAGAGCAGGTGAAGAAACCGGCATACACTTCTGCCTGAAATAACCAAGACGAAACGTAACAAAACTGCCCCCAGGGGCGGAAGGAAACGATCATGAAACGACTAATCACTCTATCACTCGCTTTGATACTAGGAGTCGCCGTCGGCACTACGATGATGATGCCGAACGATGCCGAAGCTATCGATGCTAAACTAACGGGGCTTCCTGTATCTCTTAATGCTGATGGGTTAGAGGTATTCTCTCTCGTTGTGGAAGTCAAAAAAGGCTGGGTAAATACTGACAATATCGCGTTAGACATAACAATTGAAGGTTTCAACAACACGGTTTCATTCCGTGGGCGTCAGGTAGTTCCCATGTCAATGACGAGCATCTTCCCTGATACGGATGAGAGAGACTTAGTCCACGTGTTAGTTGAATGGAATGATGCCGCTCGTAATGTCCATGCCGAAGTATATGAAGTGTGTGTTCAGGTTCTGGCAGGAGGGATACCACTGGGTGGAAACGAATGTGATATTTTCAGCGTGGTTCAATAGACTACCACCGGGAGACAAAGTGCTCCCCAACATCTATATGATTCCCCAACGAGGAAACTGAGGCTCAGTTCTGCCAGCAATAGGCAAGACGAAACGTAACAAACTGCCCTCAGGGGCGGAAGGAAACGATCATGAAACGACTAATCACTCTATCACTTGCTTTGGTTCTGGTGTTTGCGCTGGCGACGTCATTGTTGGTGCCGAAGGAGGCTGAAGCGGTCGCAGCTACGCTAACGGGTATTCCTCTGGCGATTGAATTTGGTGGCACCCTCCAAATTCAGTACGTATTGATTGAAGTAAAAAGAGGCTGGTTAAATGGTGCAGCCTTTGAATTAGATATCGAGATCACTGGTGTAAACGGTGTGCCTCAAGACCATGGGCATAGGAGGGTTCCTCTTTCCTCTGGTACTGTCTTTTCTGCCGATAGAGACATCGCCCACGTCGTGATTCCGTGGGATGATCCAGGCTCACAGAACACCGATGAGACTTACACTGTAACCGTTCAGGTGCTGGCACAAGGGACACCACTGGGCTTTCCTATTTCTAGACCATTCGAATAGCTGTCCATAGTAATTACATAGCATTGTGCCAGCCCATCAGTTGTATATCTGCTCAGGGAAAAAGCTGATGCTCATTTTCAGTAGAAAGAACTAATGACGAGTTTAGGCAAGAGCCCTTTAATGTAATTGAGGGTGCCCTTAAAAAAGGCGCCACCCGGATTCGAACCGGGGAATGGAGGTTTTGCAGACCTCTGCCTTACCACTTGGCTATGGCGCCAAAAAAAAGCGGGAAACGAGACTCGAACTCGCGACAGCCACCTTGGCAAGGTGGTGCTCTACCAACTGAGCTATTCCCGCTTAGCGAATTTGGTCACAGATTATACTATCGGCATACCACCTTGTCAACTTCTTTCGATTTGGAAATTAACCAAATTCACCCTTCGACTGCGCTCAGGACGACACGGTCAAGCCGTGTTCTTGTGGCTTCGCCACGTGACGCGTGGTGCGCATGAAGTGCGAGAAAGTGATTTATCACCGCGTCGCGCATGAGACCCATTTATGGGCCATGTATGGGTCAGGGGTTGATCTCAGCTTTGGTCTTGGCGGCATCGGCCTGGATTTTTGGCCAGTACCAGGGCGTCAGCTTCTTTATCCAACGCTCATGCACGTTGGCTCTGGCCGTGTCGCCTGAGACAGCCGAGTAGAAATACAGATCTTTGTGCGCCTCAAAAACCAGAGAATCCTGAGCCAGGACCCTATCCAGCAAGCGCACGGCCATCTCATGCTCACCCACGAGCAGGTGGCTGAAAGCCTTCTGATAGATGACATACGGATTGTACGGCGTCGGCGAAATTTTCAGAGCGCGGGCGTACTGCTCAATAGCCCGTTGTTGCTCACCGGCCACGTAATAGTCCAGACCCTTCTTGTAGTACTGGACATACTCGACCGGGTAGGTAGGAATCAACGATCCAGCTATTTCTCTGACCCGTTTGAAAGCCGGGACAAGAGTGCCGCCTCCAACTGAATCGGTCGGGTAAAACCAGCCAATCGTTCGATAGGCATTCAAAAACTCAGGGAACAAAAGCAACGCCCGCTCGGCCGGCGCCGATGGTTTCACCCCGGTGGAAAAAACAATGTAATCCGGCGCGCGGGTCAGCAGATACTTGGTGTTGTGTTTTTGCTCTTTCCATGTCGTGGTCATTCCCTTGATGGGTGGTTCGGAATGGCGTGCTATAGTGGAGTCGGTCAGGCCGAGCAAATCGATTATCTCATGACCGAGCAGTTCATAGCCAAAAATGCCGATAGTTGCCACTGCAACCGAAAAATCAGTGCTATCCGCCTCGATCATCCGTTGACCCATGTATTGCATCTTGCGCATGAACAACTTCTCAGTTCGATTGTAGGTGGTCACGTGGCTCCAGGGTAGACTCACGGTCAGCACCAGCATGGTGAGAGCGACCAGTGAATAAACAAGGTAGCGTGCTTTGCGTTTCAGTTTTTCCGCGACCATCTGCACCGAGAGGGCAACCAACAATCCGTAACCGGCCATCAAGGGGATGAAAAAGCGGTAGACTTTCAAAACGTCGCCGCCGACCAGGACCACGTAGGCGGTGTAGAGAAGTACGAACAGATAAACGGCCCGGAAGGACTTCGATAAGCGGCCCCAGAAAACCAACGGCACCAACATACCAATGCCGTAAAAGCCACAGTCAGCGAAGAACTTACCGGCATATTCTAAACCGTTATATAAATAGTCCAGGTGCGGACCGGTCTTGGCAAAAAAAGGATTGGGGAAGATCGAACCGTAGTAGACAAACTTGAAAACTGCGTATGGCAACGAAAGTACGAAGGCCACAAGCACCATGCTACCTGAGTAGCGAGGCAGACGGCGTTCACTGACCGCCTCGATCAACATCAAAAGACCCGCCACCAGCGCTCCCTCCGGACGGACCCAAACGCCCAGTATTATCGGCAGGAGCAGCCAGCGACTGCGCAGGAGGAAACAGTACAGCGAGGCCAGAACACAGAGCGCGAAAACAGCCGTCTCAAGACCGGCCGGTGACCAGTAGGCCAGCGCCGGATTGGCTGCGACCAGATAGGTGGGCAGCAGAGCGATGTAAATGTCCTTGTTGTCAAAGAGACGACGGGCCGTCAGATAGGTCAGAATGATAATCCCTGCACCAGAGAACAATCCGGTGAGCCGTGACACCAGAATAAAGTCCATTTGCAGTGCGCCGGCCAGCGCCATGTATATCACCCAGCCGAAATTGGTAAAGCCCTCGATCCTCTCCCCTATGTTGTACACCAAGCCGTGCCCGTTGAGCAGATTGGCTACGTAGCGATACGAGATGTAGGCATCATCCTGGATAAACCAGAACTTGCGGGCCAGCCATCCGAAGATCAGCAAGGCCGGGACTGTGGGTGCAAGCGACCTGAGAAAATTTATCAATCCGGTACCGTCATCCTATGTTGGCCGACGAGTTGCTCGAAAAGACTAAGATATCGTTTGACCGACAGACGCCAAGAGAAATCTTGCTTCATTCCGGCTTTCATGATTTTCATCCAAAGCCGACGGCGGGCAAAAGACGTGAGGGCTCGGTCCAGGCTTCCAAGAAGAGCTTCGGGCGTCTCTTCGTTAAACACAAAACCAGTGCCGCTTCCGTCCTCGGGGTCACAATCCACCACCGTGTCGACCAGTCCACCGACTGAGTTTACAATCGGCACCGTTCCGTATTTCAACGAATACATCTGGTTGAGTCCACAAGGCTCGAACAACGACGGCATGAGGAAAATATCTGCAGCTCCTTCGATCAAGTGGGCCAGGCGTTCATCGTGGGCCAGATAGACTTTGAGCTTATCGGGGTACTTATTTTCAAGCATGGTCAGGAGTTTGTGGTACTTTTCCTCCCCCGTGCCCAGAACGACCATCTGCAAATCCATGGCAAACATGCGATCAGCAGCATCCCGAATGAGATCGAGACCTTTCTGGTGAACAAGCCGGGTAATCATCCCGACCAGCGGAGTCCCCTGGCGTACCGGTAGTCCGGCTACTCCCAACAACTCGATCTTGTTCATTCGCTTGCCGCTTAAGTTGGCGGGATGGTATTTGTGGGGCAGCAGGTTGTCGCGCGAGGGTGACCACGAGCCGTAATCGACACCATTGAGAATTCCATGTAGGTCCCCGCTTCGTTCTCTCAGGACGCCATCCAGCCCGCATCCGAACTTGCCGGTCTGAATCTCCTGTGCATACCGGGGCGAAACTGTGGTGACCTGGTCGGCCAATACGATACCACCTTTGAGATAACTCATCTGACCGAAGAACTCAAGCGAAGCTGTCGGCTGGATCAGGCCGTCACTCAGTCCCAGGACATCAAACCGTGCAGCATCGAAATTTCCCTGGTGGGCCAGGTTGTGTATTGTCAGGACCGATTTCGTGTCGGCAAAGAAAGGGTCCTCCGAGTAAACTGTTTTCAGATAAACAGCCACCAGGGCCGTTTGCCAATCATGCAGGTGAACTATATCCGGTCTGAAAGCCAGTTTCCGCGCCGTTTCGAGAATGGCTCTGCTGAAAAACGCAAACCGTTCGTCGTTGTCGACGAAGTCCTGTTTGGTGTCGTGATGTCCGTACAGTCCGCGACGGTTGAAGTAATCGGGATTGCCCACAAAATAACACTTGAGACCACTCTTCCGATCAACGGCCCGGCTGAGGCTCATGACCACGTGCTTGTCGGCGACCGGTATTCTGAGCGTCCAGCCCAAAGGCTCAAGATGGTGATCGGCCGTGTCCAAAAACCCGTAGTGCGGGATGAACACGCGCACATCGTGACCCTGACCGGCCAATGCCTGCGGCAAAGCGCCGATGACGTCACCCAGCCCGCCCGTCTTGGCAAACGGCACCATTTCCGATGCAGCCAACAGAATTCGCACCTTAGGCATCCTTTCCCAAAGCTTGAGTATCCTGCCGTTGACGCCACTGCTCCACATCAACCTCGCGCAAAAAGGCTGCCGATTCTTCGGGCGGGGTGGGGTTGATGTGGAAGCCTGAGCCCCATTCGAAACCGGCCACCCGGGTCAGCTTGGGGATTATCTCTATGTGCCAGTGGTAGTGCTCGTGGTGTTCTTTCGAAACCGGCCGGGTGTGCAGCATATAATTGAAGGGCGGATCATTGAGCGCAGCCTTCAATCGTGACAGCGTGTCCTTGACCGCTCGGGCCAGCACAAGCACTTCGTCATCGCTCATCTCAAGGAAACACGACTGGTGCGTCTTGGGCAGAAGCCAG
Proteins encoded in this window:
- the glgA gene encoding glycogen synthase GlgA — protein: MRILLAASEMVPFAKTGGLGDVIGALPQALAGQGHDVRVFIPHYGFLDTADHHLEPLGWTLRIPVADKHVVMSLSRAVDRKSGLKCYFVGNPDYFNRRGLYGHHDTKQDFVDNDERFAFFSRAILETARKLAFRPDIVHLHDWQTALVAVYLKTVYSEDPFFADTKSVLTIHNLAHQGNFDAARFDVLGLSDGLIQPTASLEFFGQMSYLKGGIVLADQVTTVSPRYAQEIQTGKFGCGLDGVLRERSGDLHGILNGVDYGSWSPSRDNLLPHKYHPANLSGKRMNKIELLGVAGLPVRQGTPLVGMITRLVHQKGLDLIRDAADRMFAMDLQMVVLGTGEEKYHKLLTMLENKYPDKLKVYLAHDERLAHLIEGAADIFLMPSLFEPCGLNQMYSLKYGTVPIVNSVGGLVDTVVDCDPEDGSGTGFVFNEETPEALLGSLDRALTSFARRRLWMKIMKAGMKQDFSWRLSVKRYLSLFEQLVGQHRMTVPD